In a genomic window of Saccharomyces paradoxus chromosome X, complete sequence:
- the TDH2 gene encoding glyceraldehyde-3-phosphate dehydrogenase (phosphorylating) TDH2 (Glyceraldehyde-3-phosphate dehydrogenase (GAPDH), isozyme 2~similar to YJR009C), protein MVRVAINGFGRIGRLVMRIALQRKNVEVVALNDPFITNDYAAYMFKYDSTHGRYAGEVSHDDKHIIVDGKKIATYQERDPANLPWGSLNIDIAIDSTGVFKELDTAQKHIDAGAKKVVITAPSSTAPMFVMGVNEEKYTSDLKIVSNASCTTNCLAPLAKVINDAFGIEEGLMTTVHSMTATQKTVDGPSHKDWRGGRTASGNIIPSSTGAAKAVGKVLPELQGKLTGMAFRVPTVDVSVVDLTVKLNKETTYDEIKKVVKAAAEGKLKGVLGYTEDAVVSSDFLGDSNSSIFDAAAGIQLSPKFVKLVSWYDNEYGYSTRVVDLVEHVAKA, encoded by the coding sequence atggTTAGAGTTGCTATTAACGGTTTCGGTAGAATCGGTAGATTGGTTATGAGAATTGCtttgcaaagaaagaacGTCGAAGTTGTTGCTTTGAACGACCCATTCATCACCAACGACTACGCTGCTTACATGTTCAAGTACGACTCCACTCACGGTAGATACGCTGGTGAAGTTTCCCACGATGACAAGCACATCATTGTCGATGGTAAGAAGATTGCTACTTACCAAGAAAGAGACCCAGCTAACTTGCCATGGGGTTCTCTAAACATTGACATCGCCATTGACTCCACTGGTGTTTTCAAGGAATTGGACACTGCTCAAAAGCACATTGACGCTGGTGCCAAGAAGGTTGTCATCACTGCTCCATCTTCCACCGCCCCAATGTTCGTCATGGGTGTtaacgaagaaaaatacaCTTCTGACTTGAAGATTGTTTCCAACGCTTCTTGTACCACCAACTGTTTGGCTCCATTGGCCAAGGTTATCAACGATGCTTTCGgtattgaagaaggtttGATGACCACTGTCCACTCCATGACCGCCACCCAAAAGACTGTTGACGGTCCATCCCACAAGGACTGGAGAGGTGGTAGAACCGCTTCCGGTAACATCATCCCATCCTCCACTGGTGCTGCTAAGGCTGTCGGTAAGGTCTTGCCAGAATTGCAAGGTAAGTTGACCGGTATGGCTTTCAGAGTCCCAACCGTCGATGTCTCTGTTGTCGACTTGACTGTTAAGTTGAACAAGGAAACCACCTACGATGAAATCAAGAAGGTTGTTAAGGCTGCCGCTGAAGGTAAGTTAAAGGGTGTTTTGGGTTACACCGAAGACGCTGTTGTCTCCTCTGACTTCTTGGGTGACTCTAACTCTTCCATCTTCGACGCTGCCGCTGGTATCCAATTGTCTCCAAAGTTCGTCAAGTTGGTTTCCTGGTACGACAACGAATACGGTTACTCTACCAGAGTTGTCGACTTGGTTGAACACGTTGCCAAGGCTTAA
- the MET3 gene encoding sulfate adenylyltransferase (ATP sulfurylase~similar to YJR010W), which yields MPAPHGGILQDLIARDASKKNELLSEAQSSDILVWNLTPRQLCDIELILNGGFSPLTGFLNENDYSSVVTDSRLADGTLWTIPITLDVDEAFANQIKPDTRIALFQDDEIPIAILSVQDVYKPNKTIEAEKVFRGDPEHPAISYLFNVAGDYYVGGSLEAIQLPQHYDYPGLRKTPAQLRLEFQSRQWDRVVAFQTRNPMHRAHRELTVRAAREANAKVLIHPVVGLTKPGDIDHHTRVRVYQEIIKRYPNGIAFLSLLPLAMRMSGDREAVWHAIIRKNYGASHFIVGRDHAGPGKNSKGVDFYGPYDAQELVESYKHELDIEVVPFRMVTYLPDEDRYAPIDQIDTTKTRTLNISGTELRRRLRVGGEIPEWFSYPEVVKILRESNPPRPKQGFSIVLGDSLTVSREQLSIALLSTFLQFGGGRYYKIFEHNNKTELLSLIQDFIGSGSGLIIPSQWEDEKDSVVGKQNVYLLDTSSSADIQLESANEPISHIVQKVVLFLEDNGFFVF from the coding sequence ATGCCTGCTCCTCACGGTGGTATTCTACAAGACTTGATTGCTAGAGATGCGtcaaaaaagaacgaaTTGTTGTCTGAAGCCCAATCCTCAGACATTTTAGTATGGAATTTGACTCCAAGACAACTTTGTGATATTGAATTGATTTTGAACGGTGGATTTTCTCCTCTAACTGGGTTTTTGAACGAAAACGATTACTCCTCTGTTGTTACGGATTCGAGGTTAGCCGACGGCACATTGTGGACTATCCCTATTACATTAGATGTTGATGAAGCATTCGCCAACCAAATTAAACCAGACACAAGAATTGCCCTGTTccaagatgatgaaattccTATTGCTATACTTTCTGTCCAGGACGTTTACAAGCCCAACAAAACTATCGAAGCCGAAAAAGTTTTTAGAGGTGACCCAGAACATCCAGCTATTAGCTACTTATTTAACGTTGCTGGTGACTATTACGTCGGTGGTTCTTTAGAGGCCATTCAATTACCTCAACATTATGACTATCCAGGTTTGCGTAAGACTCCTGCCCAACTAAGACTCGAATTCCAATCAAGACAATGGGACCGTGTCGTCGCTTTCCAAACTCGTAATCCAATGCACAGAGCTCACAGGGAGCTAACCGTGAGAGCCGCCAGAGAAGCCAATGCTAAAGTGCTGATTCATCCAGTTGTCGGATTAACTAAACCAGGTGATATAGACCATCACACTCGTGTTCGTGTCTACCAGGAAATCATTAAGCGTTATCCTAATGGTATAGCTTTCTTGTCCCTGTTGCCATTAGCGATGAGAATGAGTGGTGATAGAGAAGCCGTATGGCACGCAATTATTAGAAAGAATTATGGTGCCTCCCACTTCATCGTTGGTAGAGACCATGCGGGCCCAGGTAAGAACTCCAAGGGTGTTGATTTCTACGGTCCATACGATGCTCAGGAATTGGTCGAATCCTACAAGCATGAATTGGACATTGAAGTTGTTCCATTCAGAATGGTCACTTATTTACCAGACGAAGACCGTTATGCCCCAATTGACCAAATTGATACCACAAAAACAAGAACTCTGAACATTTCAGGTACAGAATTGAGACGTCGTTTAAGAGTCGGTGGTGAAATCCCTGAATGGTTTTCATACCCTGAAGTGGTTAAAATCTTGAGAGAATCGAACCCACCAAGGCCCAAACAAGGGTTTTCTATTGTTTTAGGTGATTCATTAACCGTTTCCCGTGAGCAACTATCCATTGCCTTGTTATCAACGTTCTTGCAATTCGGTGGTGGCAGATATTATAAGATTTTCGAACACAACAATAAGACAGAATTACTATCTTTGATTCAAGACTTCATTGGTTCTGGTAGCGGGCTGATTATTCCAAGTCAGTGggaagatgaaaaggacTCTGTTGTTGGCAAGCAAAACGTTTACTTATTAGATACCTCAAGTTCAGCTGACATCCAACTAGAGTCAGCAAATGAACCTATTTCACATATTGTGCAAAAAGTTGTCTTGTTTTTGGAAGACAATGGCTTTTTTGTGTTTTAA
- the SPC1 gene encoding signal peptidase complex subunit SPC1 (similar to YJR010C), whose amino-acid sequence MSEILQDVQRKLIFPIDFPSQRKTEKFQQLSLTIGAVIACILGFTQQSLKVLLIAYGISCVVTLICVLPAYPWYNKQKLRWAQPKIEINVDQYD is encoded by the coding sequence ATGTCTGAGATATTACAAGATGTGCAAAGAAAACTGATCTTTCCAATAGATTTTCCCAGCCAACggaaaacagaaaaatttcaacagTTGTCGCTCACGATCGGAGCTGTGATAGCGTGTATATTAGGATTTACACAACAGTCTTTGAAAGTTTTGTTGATTGCGTATGGCATAAGTTGTGTGGTTACTTTGATATGTGTTTTGCCAGCTTACCCATGGtataataaacaaaaattgaGATGGGCACAGccaaaaattgaaattaaTGTCGACCAGTATGACTAA
- the CAL4 gene encoding Cal4p (similar to YJR011C): protein MSETEPSESTVSTLQSKLLLNDGISENNKKNVILLNQIVPFILNTSHYMTDLMYVLYYLAQKQEDNLLNVSGTRTSHKKELLELKNDICELIYDLRTGFRLLLDSCELDHFETPGKCRHLIEKVLVNSIYGVNRYIFQELNRLNVDFKDEFTLQMQNCLSGFVNLYKFLNKIPMNKQQSQMNDLQMKILVNVLQNELLPIWKFQLDLLNCKLFNELSKDKDLITIYREATNDSAIDVSKGEPFIRYVNWLKDQIIGEMTV, encoded by the coding sequence ATGAGTGAAACAGAACCTAGTGAAAGCACCGTTTCGACTTTACAATCCAAACTTTTGCTCAATGACGGAATATCAGAGaacaacaagaaaaatgttatACTGCTGAATCAAATAGTGCCGTTCATTCTGAATACTTCACATTATATGACGGATCTGATGTATGTCCTGTATTACCTGGCTCAGAAGCAGGAAGACAATTTATTAAATGTTTCTGGTACACGTACGTCGCACAAGAAAGAACTTCTTGAATTAAAGAATGATATTTGCGAACTAATTTACGACTTAAGGACAGGGTTCCGCCTATTATTGGATAGTTGTGAGTTAGATCATTTTGAAACACCTGGAAAGTGTCGACATTTGATTGAGAAGGTTTTGGTCAACTCTATTTACGGAGTAAACAGGTACATTTTTCAGGAATTAAACAGACTAAATGTTGATTTTAAAGATGAATTTACTTTACAAATGCAGAATTGTTTATCTGGATTTGTGAATCTCTACAAGtttttgaacaagattCCTATGAATAAACAACAGTCACAGATGAACGATTTACAGATGAAAATATTAGTTAATGTTTTGCAGAACGAATTGCTACCCATTTGGAAGTTTCAGCTAGATCTTTTGAATTGTAAATTATTTAATGAGCTTTCTAAGGATAAAGACCTGATTACTATATATAGAGAAGCTACGAATGATAGCGCTATTGACGTTAGCAAGGGTGAACCGTTCATTAGATATGTTAATTGGCTAAAGGACCAAATTATCGGTGAAATGACAGTTTAA
- a CDS encoding uncharacterized protein (similar to YJR012C), with protein sequence MVAGGELSYEELLDHILNNKPIPNIVEVPNVTLDEGLASTPSLKPRSRPWEGQLQDQSNQGSQDKADISLDIDQENLEGMTSLTKLSECYDIQSKLQINDGGNDDGDYNNDHDKSDGNGNDNDTATVKPKTR encoded by the coding sequence ATGGTGGCAGGTGGTGAACTTAGTTATGAAGAGTTGCTGGATCACATTCTGAATAATAAGCCTATACCTAATATTGTCGAAGTGCCAAATGTTACGCTAGATGAGGGTTTAGCTAGTACTCCTTCATTGAAGCCAAGGTCCAGGCCTTGGGAAGGGCAGCTGCAGGATCAATCTAATCAAGGATCACAAGACAAAGCAGACATATCCCTGGATATTGACCAAGAAAACCTGGAGGGCATGACCTCATTAACAAAGCTGTCTGAATGTTACGATATACAGTCTAAGTTACAGATTAATGACGGGGGCAACGATGATGGTGACTATAACAATGATCACGATAAAAGTGATGGTAATGGTAACGATAATGACACGGCAACCGTAAAACCGAAAACTAGGTAA
- the GPI14 gene encoding glycosylphosphatidylinositol-alpha 1,4 mannosyltransferase I (Glycosylphosphatidylinositol-alpha 1,4 mannosyltransferase I~similar to YJR013W), with protein MTGEDWGLIVVSFLVRVGFFLFGIYQDANFKVRYTDIDYFVFHDAAKYVYEGQSPYARDTYRYTPLLSWLLVPNHYFGWLHLGKIIFVIFDLVTGLIIMKLLNQAISKKKAFILESIWLLNPMVITISTRGNAESVLCCLIMFTLYYVQKGRYTIAGLLYGLSIHFKIYPIIYCIPIAIFIYHKKSSQGTQAQLTSLLNIGSSTLVSLLGCGWAMYKIYGYEFLDQGYLYHLYRTDHRHNFSMWNMLLYLDSANKGNGGSNLSKYAFVPQLLLVLITGCLEWWNPTFDNLLRVLFVQTFAFVTYNKVCTSQYFVWYLIFLPFYLSRSYINWRKGLLMATLWAGTQGIWLSQGYYLEFEGKSVFYPGLFVASVLFFLTNVWLLGQFITDLKIQVQPTGASKKNN; from the coding sequence ATGACTGGTGAAGACTGGGGCTTGATTGTCGTGTCATTTTTGGTAAGAGTCggattttttctttttggcaTTTACCAAGATGCTAATTTCAAAGTGAGGTATACTGATATCGACTATTTTGTGTTCCATGATGCTGCCAAGTATGTATATGAAGGCCAATCACCTTATGCAAGGGATACATATCGTTACACACCGCTACTAAGTTGGCTACTAGTTCCCAATCATTATTTTGGATGGTTACATTTGGGGAAGATCatatttgttattttcgATTTGGTTACTGGGCTCATTATAATGAAGCTTTTGAACCAGGCCAtctccaaaaaaaaagctttcaTACTAGAAAGCATTTGGCTGTTGAATCCTATGGTTATCACCATCAGTACAAGGGGAAATGCTGAGAGCGTACTTTGCTGTTTGATCATGTTCACGCTATATTATGTGCAAAAGGGTAGGTACACAATAGCGGGTCTCTTATATGGCCTTTCTATCCattttaaaatatatcCAATCATATATTGTATCCCAATAGCGATTTTTATATACCACAAGAAGAGCAGCCAGGGTACACAGGCGCAACTGACATCGTTACTCAATATCGGTTCGAGTACCCTAGTGAGCTTGCTGGGATGTGGTTGGGCAATGTACAAGATTTATGGATACGAATTTTTGGATCAGGGATATTTATACCACTTGTACAGAACAGATCACAGAcacaatttttcaatgtggAACATGCTATTGTATTTGGATTCTGCAAATAAGGGCAATGGAGGATCCAACCTGTCAAAGTACGCATTTGTACCCCAATTGCTTCTTGTTTTAATAACTGGATGTCTTGAGTGGTGGAATCCAACATTTGATAACTTACTGAGAGTTTTATTTGTCCAGACGTTCGCGTTTGTGACATACAATAAAGTGTGCACATCacaatattttgtttggTACCTGATATTTTTACCATTTTACCTGTCAAGATCGTACATTAATTGGAGGAAGGGTCTTTTAATGGCCACACTTTGGGCAGGAACACAAGGTATTTGGCTAAGCCAAGGTTACTATTTGGAGTTTGAAGGCAAGAGCGTATTTTATCCTGGACTCTTTGTAGCGAGcgtattatttttcctgACCAATGTTTGGCTATTGGGGCAATTCATCACCGATCTCAAGATACAAGTGCAACCCACAGGTGCCAGCAAAAAGAACAACTGA
- the TMA22 gene encoding Tma22p (similar to YJR014W), giving the protein MLRGVIYCGICSYPPEYCEFSGKLKRCKVWLSDNHADLYAKLYGADDNAQEEVEAAANKLAESSIGEAREEKLEKDLLKIQKKQENREQRELAKKLSSKVIIKREARTKRKFIVAISGLEVFDIDMKKLAKTFASRFATGCSVSKNAEKKEEVVIQGDVMDEVEAYIHSLLEEKGLKDVKVETIDAKKKKKPAAEGAAK; this is encoded by the coding sequence ATGTTAAGAGGGGTCATCTATTGTGGAATTTGCTCGTACCCACCAGAATACTGCGAGTTTTCAGGAAAATTAAAGCGTTGTAAAGTTTGGCTATCTGACAACCATGCAGACCTTTACGCAAAACTGTATGGTGCTGACGATAATGCACAAGAAGAAGTGGAAGCGGCGGCCAACAAACTGGCCGAATCCAGTATTGGTGAAGCcagagaagaaaagttggaaaaggatttgctgaaaatccaaaaaaagcAGGAAAATAGGGAACAAAGGGAATTGGCCAAGAAGCTGTCATCGAAAGTGATCATCAAAAGAGAAGCTAGGACAAAGAGAAAGTTCATCGTGGCTATCTCTGGACTGGAAGTCTTCGACATAGacatgaaaaaattagcCAAGACATTCGCATCTAGGTTCGCTACAGGGTGCTCAGTCTCAAAAAAtgcagaaaagaaagaagaagtcgTCATTCAAGGTGATGTGATGGATGAAGTGGAAGCCTACATACATTCCTTGCTGGAAGAGAAGGGCCTGAAGGACGTCAAAGTGGAAACCATTGATGctaagaagaagaaaaagcctGCTGCAGAAGGGGCTGCCAAGTAA
- a CDS encoding uncharacterized protein (similar to YJR015W), with the protein MSSSSSEIEPTAYNNMETDEEYCRRNDIHDLSSVVGDAFSQSVPDIDGQTTDSSKELEPNPKDNRVFPPSSGSFFSPNLQGQRKKVFLKFIFTNCLLAIICFTMFVLFWGALYDTSKYLHKVKLLVVIQEPPLVILDNNSSIVVPSISSALPTFINKIPCDWDIYNASSFQTKFHVNTPQQINDKVIDLIYDEKYWFAINIKPNATETLFESLISDTAPLFNSTLFNQVVYETGRDPANLKSTILPFAQGIEEYYETFYTLNYLPALMTNITQIYRYTLTGNARHITAAGNYNYEYYDHRPFTDRILLAPTQIGVVYCLLLTFFQFLLYGPLHVEMAKVLRPANGLLYRIAMSWFTFFFASLFFCTTTAIFQVDFNKSFGRGGFIVYWMSTWLFMLAAGGANENAVMLVITVGPQYLGFWILSFVILNIAPSFFPLALNNNVYRYGYMMPVHNAIDIYRVIFFDVSKHKMGRNYGILVALIALNTALLPFVSKYAGKKLKKKALAAAKQS; encoded by the coding sequence AtgtcttcatcttcaagCGAGATAGAACCAACAGCGTATAACAATATGGAAACGGACGAGGAGTATTGCAGACGCAATGATATACATGACCTTTCCAGCGTGGTCGGTGATGCTTTCTCACAAAGTGTGCCAGACATTGATGGGCAAACGACCGATTCCTCGAAGGAACTCGAGCCAAATCCCAAAGATAATAGGGTGTTTCCTCCTTCCAGTGGttcattcttttctccCAATTTACAGGgtcaaaggaaaaaagtcTTTTTAAAGTTCATCTTTACAAATTGTTTGCTGGCCATAATTTGCTTTACGATGTTCGTTTTGTTCTGGGGGGCTCTTTACGACACCAGCAAATACCTGCACAAAGTTAAGCTTCTCGTTGTCATCCAGGAACCTCCTTTGGTAATTCTGGATAATAATAGTTCCATAGTGGTGCCCTCCATATCGTCTGCTTTGCCCACTTTCATTAACAAAATACCGTGTGATTGGGATATTTATAATGCTTCTAGCTTCCAGACCAAATTCCACGTAAATACGCCCCAGCAAATTAATGACAAGGTCATAGATTTGATCTATGACGAAAAATACTGGTTTGCCATTAATATCAAACCAAACGCTACAGAGACTCTGTTCGAATCACTGATTAGTGATACCGCTCCATTATTCAATTCCACGCTGTTCAATCAAGTGGTATATGAAACTGGTAGGGACCCAGCAAACCTGAAATCCACGATTCTACCGTTTGCACAGGGCATTGAAGAATACTATGAAACGTTTTACACATTGAATTACCTACCTGCATTAATGACCAACATTACGCAGATATATCGTTACACATTAACTGGAAATGCAAGGCATATCACCGCAGCAGGTAACTATAACTACGAATACTATGACCACAGACCATTCACAGACCGTATCCTGCTGGCGCCCACACAAATCGGTGTTGTTTACTGCTTACTGTTAacctttttccaatttctGTTATATGGCCCATTGCACGTGGAAATGGCAAAAGTGCTAAGACCAGCCAACGGGTTACTTTACCGTATTGCCATGTCATGGTtcacctttttcttcgcGTCTTTGTTCTTCTGTACAACAACCGCCATCTTTCAAGTTGATTTCAACAAATCCTTCGGTAGAGGAGGCTTCATCGTATATTGGATGTCCACGTGGCTCTTCATGCTTGCTGCCGGTGGAGCTAACGAAAATGCAGTGATGCTTGTTATTACCGTAGGCCCCCAGTACCTCGGGTTCTGGATCCTATCATTCGTCATCCTCAATATTGCTCCATCTTTCTTCCCATTAGCGCTAAATAATAACGTTTACAGATATGGTTACATGATGCCCGTCCATAACGCCATTGATATTTACAGggttattttctttgacGTGTCAAAGCATAAGATGGGTCGGAACTATGGCATTTTAGTCGCACTCATTGCTTTAAATACGGCATTGTTACCATTTGTTAGTAAGTACGCCGGtaaaaaactaaaaaagaaggcttTAGCGGCAGCAAAGCAAAGTTGA
- the ILV3 gene encoding dihydroxy-acid dehydratase ILV3 (Dihydroxyacid dehydratase~similar to YJR016C), with the protein MGLLTKVATSRQFSTTRCVAKKLNKYSYIITEPKGQGASQAMLYATGFKKDDFKKPQVGVGSCWWSGNPCNMHLLDLNNRCSQSIEKAGLKAMQFNTIGVSDGISMGTKGMRYSLQSREIIADSFETIMMAQHYDANIAIPSCDKNMPGVMMAMGRHNRPSIMVYGGTILPGHPTCGSSKISKNIDIVSAFQSYGEYISKQFTEEEREDVVEHACPGPGSCGGMYTANTMASAAEVLGLTIPNSSSFPAVSKQKLAECDNIGEYIKQTMELGILPRDILTKEAFENAITYVVATGGSTNAVLHLVAVAHSAGVKLSPDDFQRISDTTPLIGDFKPSGKYVMADLINVGGTQSVIKYLYENNMLHGNTMTVTGDTLAERAKKAPSLPEGQEIIKPLSHPIKASGHLQILYGSLAPGGAVGKITGKEGTYFKGTARVFEEEGAFIEALERGEIKKGEKTVVVIRYEGPRGAPGMPEMLKPSSALMGYGLGKDVALLTDGRFSGGSHGFLIGHIVPEAAEGGPIGLVRDGDEIIIDADNNKIDLLVSDKEMAQRKQSWVAPPPRYTRGTLSKYAKLVSNASNGCVLDA; encoded by the coding sequence ATGGGCTTGTTAACGAAAGTTGCTACATCTAGACAATTCTCTACAACGAGATGCGTTGCAAAGAAGCTCAACAAGTACTCCTATATCATCACTGAACCAAAGGGCCAAGGTGCCTCCCAAGCCATGCTTTATGCCACTGGTTTCAAGAAGGATGATTTCAAGAAGCCTCAAGTCGGTGTTGGCTCCTGTTGGTGGTCCGGTAACCCATGTAATATGCATCTATTGGACTTGAACAACAGATGTTCTCAATCCATTGAAAAGGCCGGTTTGAAGGCTATGCAGTTCAATACCATCGGTGTTTCCGATGGTATCTCTATGGGTACCAAGGGTATGAGATACTCATTGCAAAGTAGAGAAATTATTGCAGACTCTTTTGAAACCATCATGATGGCACAACACTACGATGCCAATATTGCAATCCCATCATGTGACAAAAACATGCCTGGTGTCATGATGGCCATGGGTAGACACAACAGACCTTCCATCATGGTTTATGGTGGTACTATCTTGCCTGGTCACCCAACTTGTGGTTCTTCGAAGATCTCTAAAAACATCGATATTGTCTCTGCTTTCCAATCCTACGGTGAATATATCTCCAAGCAATTcactgaagaagaaagagaagatgTCGTAGAACACGCATGCCCAGGTCCTGGTTCATGTGGTGGTATGTACACTGCCAATACAATGGCCTCTGCCGCTGAAGTGCTAGGTTTGACCATTCCAaactcttcttccttcCCAGCGGTTTCTAAACAGAAGTTAGCTGAGTGTGATAACATTGGTGAGTACATCAAACAGACAATGGAATTGGGTATCTTGCCCCGTGATATCCTCACCAAGgaagcttttgaaaacgCCATTACTTATGTCGTTGCAACTGGTGGGTCCACTAATGCTGTTCTGCATTTGGTGGCTGTTGCTCATTCCGCAGGTGTCAAGTTGTCACCAGATGATTTCCAAAGAATCAGCGATACTACACCATTGATCGGTGACTTCAAACCTTCTGGTAAATACGTCATGGCTGATTTGATCAACGTTGGTGGTACGCAGTCTGTGATTAAATACCTATACGAAAACAACATGTTGCATGGTAACACAATGACTGTCACCGGTGACACTTTGGCAGAACGTGCTAAGAAGGCCCCAAGTCTACCTGAAGGACAAGAGATTATTAAGCCGCTCTCTCACCCAATCAAGGCCAGCGGTCACTTACAAATCTTGTATGGTTCATTAGCACCAGGTGGAGCTGTCGGTAAAATTACCGGTAAGGAAGGTACTTACTTCAAAGGTACAGCACGTGTATTCGAAGAGGAAGGTGCCTTTATTGAAGCCTTGGAAAGAGGCGAAATCAAGAAGGGTGAAAAAACCGTTGTTGTTATCAGATATGAAGGTCCAAGAGGTGCCCCAGGTATGCCTGAGATGCTAAAGCCTTCCTCTGCTCTGATGGGTTACGGTTTGGGTAAAGATGTTGCATTGTTGACTGATGGTAGATTCTCTGGTGGTTCTCACGGGTTCTTGATCGGTCACATTGTCCCAGAAGCTGCTGAAGGTGGTCCTATCGGGTTGGTCAGAGACGGTGACGAAATCATTATCGATGCTGATAACAACAAGATTGATCTATTAGTCTCTGACAAGGAAATGGCTCAACGTAAACAAAGCTGGGTTGCACCTCCACCTCGTTACACAAGAGGTACTCTATCCAAATATGCTAAGTTGGTTTCCAACGCTTCCAACGGTTGTGTTTTAGATGCTTGA
- the ESS1 gene encoding peptidylprolyl isomerase ESS1 (Peptidylprolyl-cis/trans-isomerase (PPIase)~similar to YJR017C), which yields MPSDVASSTGLPTPWTVRYSKSKKREYFFNPETKHSQWEEPEGTDKDQLSEYLRDHPVRVRCLHILIKHKDSRRPASHRSENITISKQEATDELKTLITRLDDDSKTNSFEALAKERSDCSSYKRGGDLGWFGRGEMQPSFEDAAFQLNVGEVSDIVESGSGVHVIKRVC from the coding sequence ATGCCATCTGACGTAGCTTCGAGCACCGGGTTGCCCACCCCGTGGACCGTCAGGTACAGTAAGtccaagaaaagagagtattttttcaatccaGAGACGAAGCACTCTCAATGGGAGGAGCCTGAGGGCACCGACAAGGACCAGCTATCCGAGTACTTAAGAGATCATCCAGTACGTGTTAGATGTTTGCACATCCTCATCAAGCACAAGGATTCAAGAAGACCCGCATCGCATAGGTCCGAGAACATTACGATATCCAAACAAGAAGCTACGGACGAATTGAAGACCTTGATCACGAGGTTGGATGACGACTCTAAGACGAACTCTTTCGAGGCCCTGGCTAAAGAGAGATCCGACTGCTCTTCATACAAGAGAGGCGGCGATCTAGGTTGGTTTGGGAGGGGCGAGATGCAGCCCAGCTTTGAAGACGCCGCCTTCCAACTCAATGTCGGGGAGGTAAGCGATATTGTCGAATCGGGAAGCGGTGTTCATGTGATCAAGCGTGTATGTTAG